The stretch of DNA TTTTTCTCCTTTGCGTTGTGCAATCCAAGGTAGAGGTAGAGACCGAACAGGGCGGTGGCCATGGCGAACCACTGCACGGCGTAACCGAAGTGTTTTTCCGGGCCCATGGCGACCACCGGCCAATCAGCCTCGTAGCTGGCCGGGCCGGGTTCGGTGCGCAGTTCGTAGGCGAAACCGTCGCGCTCGAGGGTTTTCCACAGCTTGGCCGGCTCGACGGCGGTGATGGTTTGCGGCCAGGTGCTGCTGGCCGGATCGGCGTGCAACTGGAAGGTCGCGCCGGGAGCGACGTAGACCCAGGCGTCGAGACTCAACACGTCAGTCGGAGTGGTGAATTTCGGGGTTATGCGGCGGTCCGGCCACGGCAGCCAGCCACGATTGACCAGCAGCCAGAGACCGCTGGCCCGGTCCTGAAACGGTTGCAGCAGTTCGATGCCGACCTTGCCGTTGCGCTGGCGGTTATCGAGCAACAGGCTGTGGGCGCCATCGAACTGACCGTAAAGATGTACCCGGCGATAAGCCGGGTCGGTGCTGTGCAGCAATTCGTTGCTGGCCATCGGCGCGGCGGCGCGGCGCTCGGCGTAACTGGCGAGCAGGGCGGTTTTCTCCGCGCCGCGGCCCAGTTGCCAGAAGCCCAGCGACACCAGCAGCGGCAGCAACAGGGCCACCACCACGGTCGGTATCACGCCTGGGCGAAAGCGCTTCATGGCCGCGCCACAAAGTCAGTCGTCGCGATCGCTATACTCAACTGCATCGCCTGTCCCCCGGAGTCTTCCCATGCTCAAAGCAGCCATTGTCGTGCTGCTGATTGCCACGGTGATCAGCCTGTTCAGCGGCCTGTTTTTCCTGGTCAAGGACGACAGCAGCTCCAATCGCCTGGTCATCGCCTTGAGTGTTCGGGTGGCACTGGCCGCTGCCACCGTCGGCTTGATCGCCTGGGGCTTTTACAGCGGCCAACTGGTGTCGCACGCGCCTTGGTGATCAGCCCTCAGAGCACGTAAACGAAGATGAACAAGCCGATCCACACCACATCGACGAAGTGCCAGTACCAGCTTGCTGCCTCGAACCCGAACTGATGCTCGGCATCGAAGTGGCCCTTCATGATGCGCATCAGCATCACGAACAGAATGATCGTGCCGATGGTCACGTGGGCGCCGTGGAACCCCGTGAGCATGAAGAACGTCGCGCCGTAGATGCCTGAACCCAGGGTCAGGCCCAGTTCGTGGTAGGCGTGCATGTATTCCTCGGCCTGCAAGGCGAGGAAGCCGCAGCCCAGCAGCACGGTGATCGCCAGCCAGATTTTCAGCGCGCCGCGATGGCCCTTCTTCAAGGCGTGGTGGGCGATGGTGATGGTCACGCTGGAACTGACCAGCAGGATCGTGTTGATCAGCGGCAGGCCCCACGGGCTGATGACTTCCTTGGGCGGCGGGAACAGTTTCGGGTCAGGCGTGTGCAGCAGCGGCCAGGTGAACTGGAAGTTCGGCCAGAGCATGTGCGCAATGCCTTTCGGGCCTTCGCCACCCAGCGCCGGGCCGGAGATGTGCCGCACGTAGAACAGCGCACCGAAGAAGGCGATGAAGAACATTACCTCGGAGAAGATGAACCAACTCATGCCCCAGCGGAACGAGCGATCGAGCTGCGGGCTGTACAGCCCGGCGCGGCTTTCCTTGATCACCGCGCCGAACCAGCCGAACAGCATGTACGCCAGCAACAACCCACCGACGAAAAAGATGTACGGGCCGTGGGATTCCGGACGCGCCGCCTTCAGATCGTTGAACCAGGTCGCCAGGCCGTACACGGTGATGACCATGCCGAACGTGGCGATGATCGGCCATTTGCTCTGGGCCGGGACGTAATAGTGCTCATGACTTGCCATTTATTGTTCTCCTTATCGGGCACGCTTAACCGCCAGTGTTTGCAGCCACCGGAGGATGTCGGGCGGTGATATCGAACAGCGTGTAGGACAGCGTCAGGTGCTTCACGTCCTTGGGCATGTCGCGGTCAACGATGAAACGCACCGGCATTTCGATCTGCTGACCCGGCTGTAGCACCTGCTGGGTAAAGCAAAAGCATTCGGTCTTGTGGAAATACGCCGCCGCTTCGCTGGGCGCGATACTCGGCACGGCCTGGGCGCTCATCGGTTTGTCGGTGGGATTACGCGCGACGAAAATCATCTCGTTGACTGCGCCCGGGTTGGCGGTCAGCTCATCGTGCTTGGGGTAGAACTCCCACGGCATGTCGATGTTGTTGGTCGACAGAAACTGCACGCGCACCTGCCGCGACTTATCCACAACCTGCTCGCCCTCGTACTGCCCGGCGGTCTTGCCGTTGATGCCGAAGGCCTTGCACATCACGTCGTAGATCGGCACCAGGGCAAAGCCGAAGACAAACATCGCCACGACGACCCCCAGCAGGCGGGTGACGAGTTTTTTCAGCGAGATCGAGTCAGCCATGATTCCAACCCTCTACACCACCCCCTGTAGGAGTGAGCCTGCTCGCGATGGCGGTGTGCCTGACACACCGCGTCCAGCTCATCGCGAGCAGGCTCACTCCTACAAAGGCCAGGCGTTTCATTTCACTTCCGGCGGCGTAGTAAAGGTGTGATACGGCGCCGGTGACGGCACGCTCCACTCCAGGCCTTCGGCGCCATCCCACGGTTTGGCCGGGGCTGGCGCGCCACCACGGATGGTCTTGATCACGATGAACAGGAAGAAGATCTGCGTGGCACCGAACATGAACGCGCCGATCGACGAAACCATGTTGAAGTCGGCGAACTGCAGGTTGTAGTCCGGGATCCGCCGGGGCATTCCCGCCAGGCCCACGAAGTGCATCGGGAAGAAGGTCATGTTCATGCCGACGAACGACAGCCAGAAGTGCAGCTTGCCGAGGGTTTCGTCGTACATGTGCCCGGTCCACTTCGGCAGCCAGTAATAGGCCGAGGCGAAGATCCCGAAGATCGCCCCCGGCACCAGCACGTAGTGGAAGTGCGCGACCACGAAGTAGGTGTCCTGGTATTGGAAATCCGCCGGGGCGATGGCGAGCATCAGCCCGGAGAAACCGCCGATCGAGAACAGGATCACGAACGCCACGGCAAACAGCATCGGCGTCTCGAAGGTCAGCGAGCCTTGCCACATGGTGCTCGCCCAGTTGAACACCTTCACCCCGGTCGGCACGGCGATGAGCATGGTCGCGTACATGAAGAACAGCTCGCCCACCAGCGGGATGCCGACCACGAACATGTGGTGCGCCCAGACGATGAACGACAGGAACGCGATGCTCGCCGTGGCGTAGACCATCGAGGTGTAGCCGAATAGCGGCTTACGCGAGAAGGTCGGGATGATCTGGCTGACGGCGCCGAAGGCCGGCAGGATCATGATGTACACCTCGGGGTGGCCGAAGAACCAGAACACATGCTGGAACAGCACCGGGTCACCGCCACCGGCTGCGCTGAAGAAACTGGTGCCGAAGTGGATGTCCATCAGCATCATCGTCACGCACCCGGCCAGTACCGGCATCACCGCGATCAGCAGGAACGCGGTGATCAGCCAGGTCCAGACGAACAGCGGCATTTTCATCAACGTCATGCCGGGGGCGCGCAGGTTGAGGATGGTGGCGATCACGTTGATCGCGCCCATGATCGAACTGATCCCCATCAAGTGGATGGCAAAGATGAAGTAGGTGACGCTTTCCGGCGCATAGGTGGTGGACAGCGGGGCGTAGAACGTCCAGCCGAAGTTAGGTCCGCCGCCGGCGGTGAACAGGGTCGAAACCAGCAGCAGGAACGCCGCCGGCAGCAGCCAGAAGCTGAAATTGTTCATTCGCGGCAGGGCCATGTCCGGCGCGCCGATCATCAACGGGATCATCCAGTTGGCGAGGCCGACGAACGCCGGCATCACCGCACCGAAGACCATCACCAGGCCGTGCATGGTGGTCATCTGGTTGAAGAACGCCGGCTCGACGATCTGCAGGCCGGGCTGGAACAGCTCGGCGCGGATCACCATGGCGAACGAGCCGCCGAGCAGGAACATGCAGAACGCAAACCACAGGTACAGCGTGCCGATGTCCTTGTGGTTGGTGGTCAGCACCCAGCGCATCAGGCCTTTGGCGGGGCCGTGGGCGTGGTCGGCATGACCGTGGTCATCGATTACAGCGCTCATGGCCGGTCTCCTTTACGTGAGTGGGCTGGGCTGGCCGGGGCGCGCTGCCCCGGCCGGTTCACGAAGTACGCGATGGACCGGCTCATTTGCTTTCCGCCTGTTTGAGCTCCAGCACTTCTTTTGGCGTGACCATGTCGCCCTTGTTGTTGCCCCAGGCGTTACGTTCGTAGGTCACGACCGCTGCGATATCGACTTCCGACAACTGCTTGCCGAACGCCGCCATCGCGGTGCCGGGCTTGCCGAAGTACACGCGGTGCAGGTGGTCGGCTTTTGGCCCAGTGGCAATCGGCGAGCCTTTGAGCGCCGGGAACATCGGCGGCAGGCCCTGGCCTTCGGCCTGGTGACAGGCCACGCAGGTGGTGTGATAGATCTTGTCGCCGCGCTCTTTAAGCTCGTCCAGCGTCCATTCCTTGCTGGTCAGCTCCTTGAGCTGCGCCGCTTCAGCCTTGCGGTCGGCCAGCCATTTTTCGTAGTCGGGCTTCTCTTTGACGTCGACCACGATCGGCATGAAGCCGTGATCCTTGCCGCACAACTCGGCGCATTGGCCACGGTAGATGCCGGGCTTGTCGATCCGCGTCCAGGCTTCGTTGACGAACCCCGGGATCGCATCGCGCTTGACCGCGAACGCCGGCACCCACCACGAGTGAATGACGTCGGCAGAGGTCACGAGGAAGCGCACCTTGGCGCCGACCGGCAGCACCAGGGGCTTGTCGACTTCGAGCAGGTAGTGCTCGCCCTTGGCTTCCTTGTTATGGATCTGTTCGGCGGGGGTGGCCAGGTTGCTGAAGAACTCGACGTCCTGGCCCAGGTATTTGTAGTGCCACTTCCATTGATAACCGGTGATCTGGATATCGATATCCGGCTCACTGGTGTCGTACATGCGGATCAGGGTGGCGGTCGCCGGAACGGCCATCGCCACCAGAATCAGCAGCGGCACGACGGTCCAGAGAATTTCGACGGTGGTGCTTTCGTGGAATTTTGCGGCGACCTGCCCGGTCGAGCGGCGATGCACGATCATCGACCAGAACATGGCGCCGAAGACGATGATCCCGATCACCACACAGATCCAGAAAATGGTCATGTGCAGGTCGAATACTGCGTGACTGATTTCAGTCGCTCCAGGCGCCATATTCACAGTCCAGGCAGCATGTGCCGGGCTGAAAATCGACCACAACAGGAGGCCCATCCAGACGTGTGGATGTCGCATCATTGCGGGTTCCCCTTATCGTTCTTGTTATCCCGCCGGCTTTCGCCTGCGGCAAGGGAGCGGCTGCATCAGACTACGAACTTGAATCGCCGGGCCTTGCTGCGGGTGCAGTCGGGCGTCATCAGCTAACTCCATTCACTGGCGAGTATAGACAGCGACGGGAAATTGCAATGTGCACACGAAAATGACCTGAAACAGCTGGCACTTGCGTTCAAGGGCACGAATGGAGAAGGATGCAGACGAGTGGTGGCAAATCGATATAACGCAGGTGCATCAAGGATGAAATAATTATGACAAATGCGTCTTAGCATTTTTCGTAAGGCAGCTAAGTTATGTCTTCCCTATTTCATTGCCTTGTACCCTGGAGTTTTCATGAACACCGCCGCATTGCGCGAGCAGATCCAAAAAGCCCGACAAACCGAAAATGAAACCGGACGGCTCAAGCGTCAGCTGGAAGCCAAGTTGCCTCATCTGCATTCGGCCATCCAGTTGCCGGACGCTAACCGCGAAGAAGCGTTGACGAGCTTCGTCACTGCTTATATCGACGAAGTACCAGACATGCTGGATGCAGCCAATGAAGTCGCCAGGGAAGCGGGAATCGAGTCGCAGATCAAACCGGTGCTGAAAATCGCCGAGCAGTACTTCCTCCAGCCGCCGGTCGGCCTGGACAATCTGCTGGACGAAGCCTATCTGGCGCACCGCTTTGTCGAAGAGGTCAACGACCTGTACATCAAGCATCTCGGCCAGCCACTGATCCCCTTGGACAT from Pseudomonas sp. P8_229 encodes:
- a CDS encoding SURF1 family protein; amino-acid sequence: MKRFRPGVIPTVVVALLLPLLVSLGFWQLGRGAEKTALLASYAERRAAAPMASNELLHSTDPAYRRVHLYGQFDGAHSLLLDNRQRNGKVGIELLQPFQDRASGLWLLVNRGWLPWPDRRITPKFTTPTDVLSLDAWVYVAPGATFQLHADPASSTWPQTITAVEPAKLWKTLERDGFAYELRTEPGPASYEADWPVVAMGPEKHFGYAVQWFAMATALFGLYLYLGLHNAKEKNHGNGHESTQHV
- a CDS encoding twin transmembrane helix small protein; this encodes MLKAAIVVLLIATVISLFSGLFFLVKDDSSSNRLVIALSVRVALAAATVGLIAWGFYSGQLVSHAPW
- a CDS encoding cytochrome c oxidase subunit 3, whose translation is MASHEHYYVPAQSKWPIIATFGMVITVYGLATWFNDLKAARPESHGPYIFFVGGLLLAYMLFGWFGAVIKESRAGLYSPQLDRSFRWGMSWFIFSEVMFFIAFFGALFYVRHISGPALGGEGPKGIAHMLWPNFQFTWPLLHTPDPKLFPPPKEVISPWGLPLINTILLVSSSVTITIAHHALKKGHRGALKIWLAITVLLGCGFLALQAEEYMHAYHELGLTLGSGIYGATFFMLTGFHGAHVTIGTIILFVMLMRIMKGHFDAEHQFGFEAASWYWHFVDVVWIGLFIFVYVL
- a CDS encoding cytochrome c oxidase assembly protein, with the protein product MADSISLKKLVTRLLGVVVAMFVFGFALVPIYDVMCKAFGINGKTAGQYEGEQVVDKSRQVRVQFLSTNNIDMPWEFYPKHDELTANPGAVNEMIFVARNPTDKPMSAQAVPSIAPSEAAAYFHKTECFCFTQQVLQPGQQIEMPVRFIVDRDMPKDVKHLTLSYTLFDITARHPPVAANTGG
- the ctaD gene encoding cytochrome c oxidase subunit I translates to MSAVIDDHGHADHAHGPAKGLMRWVLTTNHKDIGTLYLWFAFCMFLLGGSFAMVIRAELFQPGLQIVEPAFFNQMTTMHGLVMVFGAVMPAFVGLANWMIPLMIGAPDMALPRMNNFSFWLLPAAFLLLVSTLFTAGGGPNFGWTFYAPLSTTYAPESVTYFIFAIHLMGISSIMGAINVIATILNLRAPGMTLMKMPLFVWTWLITAFLLIAVMPVLAGCVTMMLMDIHFGTSFFSAAGGGDPVLFQHVFWFFGHPEVYIMILPAFGAVSQIIPTFSRKPLFGYTSMVYATASIAFLSFIVWAHHMFVVGIPLVGELFFMYATMLIAVPTGVKVFNWASTMWQGSLTFETPMLFAVAFVILFSIGGFSGLMLAIAPADFQYQDTYFVVAHFHYVLVPGAIFGIFASAYYWLPKWTGHMYDETLGKLHFWLSFVGMNMTFFPMHFVGLAGMPRRIPDYNLQFADFNMVSSIGAFMFGATQIFFLFIVIKTIRGGAPAPAKPWDGAEGLEWSVPSPAPYHTFTTPPEVK
- the coxB gene encoding cytochrome c oxidase subunit II, which translates into the protein MMRHPHVWMGLLLWSIFSPAHAAWTVNMAPGATEISHAVFDLHMTIFWICVVIGIIVFGAMFWSMIVHRRSTGQVAAKFHESTTVEILWTVVPLLILVAMAVPATATLIRMYDTSEPDIDIQITGYQWKWHYKYLGQDVEFFSNLATPAEQIHNKEAKGEHYLLEVDKPLVLPVGAKVRFLVTSADVIHSWWVPAFAVKRDAIPGFVNEAWTRIDKPGIYRGQCAELCGKDHGFMPIVVDVKEKPDYEKWLADRKAEAAQLKELTSKEWTLDELKERGDKIYHTTCVACHQAEGQGLPPMFPALKGSPIATGPKADHLHRVYFGKPGTAMAAFGKQLSEVDIAAVVTYERNAWGNNKGDMVTPKEVLELKQAESK